TCGTCCCCGCGCAGCCGCGCGTGGTCTACGTCCCGGTCTATGACCCGTACGTCGTCTACTACCGTCCGGTGAACTACGTCCGCCTCGACACGCCCTACTGGTCGTTCGGCGTGGGCTTCCCCATCGGCGCGTGGCTCAACTACGATCTCGACTGGGACACGCGCGTGGTCTACTACCACGGGTGGAACGGCTACGGCCGCCGCCACACCTGGTACCACGTCTCGCGCCCGTTCATCTCGTACAACAGCATCTACATCGGGTCGCGCTACACCGTGGTCGCGATCAATCGCACCATCTACGGCCGTCACGTGAACTACGGCGGCTTCGGCTACTACAACACCGTGCACCGCAACACCGGGTGGGACCGTCCGCGCCTGCCTGGGCGCGGCTATGCCACGGGCCCGAATCGCGCGCCGCAGCCGGATCGCTATGGCGTGCCCTCGTCGGGTGGCAGCGCCTATCGCCCCGACAAGCGTGGTGAAGGGAACGTGGTGCCGCGCGTGGGCGGGAGCCGTCCGGTGGGTGGCGGTGAAGCGCGCGGCAGCGGCAACGGCCGGGGCAATGGCGCGGGCGTTGTCGGCAGCACGGCCAACGTCGACCGCGTGAAGCCCGTGCGCATCGGCGGGAACGAGCGGCCGCTCTATCCGCGCGGCGAGGATCGTCCCGCCGAGCGCGGCCAGCCGCGCACGTCGCCCGAGGGCTTCGGCTCGACCGGCAGCGTGAGCCGTGGCCGCGATGCGGACCCGGTGCGCGTGCCGCGGGCGAGCGCGGAGCGGATCTCGCCCGCGTCGTCCGGCGATCGAATGGAACGGAGCGCGCCGCGGGGCACCACCCGCTCCGAGCCGCGCTACGAGGCGCCACGAGCGGAACGCAGCTCGCCGCGGTACGAATCGCCGCGCACGGAGCGGAGCACGCCGCGGTACGAGTCCCCGCGCGTCGAGCGCAGCACGCCCCGCGCCGAGTCGCCGCGGTCACAGCCGCGGGCCGAACGCTCCGAGCCGCGCAGCGCGCCGCGGGCGAGTGCCCCGCGGGCGCCGGAGTCGCGGTCGAGCGCGCCGCGTGGCGGCAGCTCGGGCTCGGCGCCGCGGGCCCCGCGCGGCGGCAGTCGCGATCGCGGCTGATCGCGCGCCGCAGGTCCGGACACGAGAACGCCGCCCCGAAGCTCGGGGCGGCGTTCTGGCCTTCAGGGCTTGATCACCGGTCCGCCGCTGTCGGCGGCCGGCACTGCACTCAGCGGACCGAGCCCGAGGCCGGCGAGGCGCCCGTTCTCCAGCATGACGAACCGCAGGACGAACGGCTCGGGGAAAGTGGTCATCTCCATGGTCCGCCAGTACTGACGGCGACCGTTGCGCCAGGCGAAGCGTTCCTCGAGCACGCGCATCGCGAGCCCGGCGCGCTGGGCGACCATGCCCTGCGCATCACGAAGCGCATCGACGCCCCCCATCTCCGCGAGGAACTCCGGCGTGGCCGCGGCCGCGAGGCTGTCCGCGTGGCCGGTGAGGAACCAGCCCGACCAGCGCCGGGCGATCGCGAGCGAGTCCGAGGGCAGGCGTTGCTGCGCATCGGCGCGTGCGGGGTCGGACGCGAGGAGCGCGAGCGTGAGGGCGGCGCACGTCGCGCGCACGAGAACGGACATCGGGACTCCGGGAGAAGGGATGCCGGACCTACGGCAACTCCCTCGGGCGGTTTCGCCCGCACCGGTCAACGCTCCCGACGGCTCTCCTTGAGCTTCGCCAACGCCTCACGCGCCATCTCCGCCTCGCGCGTACCGGGAAAGCCGTCGATGAGGCGTCGGAGTTCGACGAGCGCACGGCCCTCATCCTCGAGCGGTCCGAGATAGAGGTCGACGATCTTCGCCTGCGCGTAGCGCACATGTTCGCGGCCTGCGGTCGGCATGTCACGCACGGTCCGGTAGAGTCCCAGCGCAGTCGAGGCATCCTGCCGGAGCCGCAGGTGGAAGTCCGCGGCCTTCACGTGCACGAGCGCGTTGCCCGCGTGCGTCGCGCAGGCATCGGCCCAGGCGGTCGCGGCCCCCTCGAGATCGCCGCGGATCTCGAGTGCCTCGATGTGCGAGAAGGTCGGGACGTAGGCGGTGGTGTCGCCGCTGGGCATGTGCACGGTGCCGGCCACGCTCCCCGAGCCCTGGATGACGGCGTAGTTGATCGCCCACGAGAGGAGACCGAACCCGATGCCACCGAGCAGCAGGACGAACGGGCCGTTCGGGACCATGCCTCGGAACTGCATGAGGCCGGTGAAGAACATCCCGAGCAGCCCGCCGAAGATCCCCTGCGGGACGCCGCGCTCCATCGCGAAGAGACTGCCATTCCCCGACATGCCCGGAATCCTACCGCCCGCACGCCGCGTCGGCTACATCCGGAGGAAGCGGACGTACTTGGCCACGAGGGCCCCACGCAGCGGACGGTCCCACGGGATGCCTCGGTCGAGCCCGGTGGGCCAGGTATTGTTCCACACCACGTAGAGGTCGCTGCCCGGCGACGTCGTCCAGCGGACGCGCGCATTCACCGCGGCGCGATCACTCTGGTCGTCGTACTGCACGAAGGCGGTCGCCGTGAGTCGCGGCGAGAAGGCGTAGTCGCCACGGAAGCGCATCGTGTTGGCGACGAACGCGCCGCTCGGCAGCGAGACGTCGTTGCGCGAGAGGTCGAGCGAGAGCTCGACGTGCGGTTGGAGCCGCAGCTTCCCGGAGAGCGTGAGGTCGGTGCGATCACCGTCGTAGAAGGTGCCGGTGACGACGGCGGCACTCATGCCCCAGGTGCGCACGTTCGACCCCTGGTACTGCAAGCCGACCTGATTCCACCAGTAGTCGCCGGCGGCGACGGTCGTGCCCGGAACGAGATCGAAGTCGGCCGTGGGACCATCATATCGGCGCTGGACGGTGACGTTCAGCTGGTCGCCGCTCTGGAACTGGATGCCGAGCGGCCGCACGGTGAAGCTCGCGTTGTCGAGCGGCCCCCCGATCCGCTGCACGATGTCGTAGTTGAGCAGCGAGAACTCGAAGCGGCGGATCACGCGCGCGTTCTTCGGGCGCGGCGAGATGCTGAACTGCCCGGCGAAGCGGTCGATGCCGCGTTGCGGCACGAAGCCGAGCGCCGGGTCGTAGCCCTCCTCGATCCGGTCGTAGCGGAAGACGACGTCGGCCTTGTCGTTGGGATAGTCCGCGACGAACCGATAGTGCGCGCCGCCCGGCGCGCCGCTGCTGTCGCGGCTCCAGGCCGCGTTGCCGGCGAAGATCAGGTTCTGGCGATTGCGCAGGATGAAGGGGAACTCGAAGTCCACGCCGCCGGAGAGCGCGCCGGGACGCGCCGCACGATCGCTGTAGGTGCTCATCGCGCCGACGTATCCACGGCCGAGCACGTCGTGCCGCACGCGCGCGACGAGGTCGGTCGCCTGCTCGTCGTCCCCGGTGCGGACGGCGAGGAGCCCGAGCTGGTTGGAGCCCACCCGCCCCTGCATCCGCGCGCCGAAGGGGATCTCCACCGGCGTGCCGCCCACCCCGAGCCCGACACGCCGCGAGTAGAACATCTGCGACTGCTGCGGCCGCCCGAAGGCGAAGATCGCCGATCCCTCGGTGAAGAACGGCCGCTGCTCGGGGAAGAAGAGCGGGAAGCGGGTGAGGTTCACCACCTGACGGTCCACCTCCGCCTGCGCGAAGTCGGGCAGGACGGTGAGGTCGGCGGTGAGCGTGTTGGTGACGGGCACCTTGACGTCGAGCCCGGCGGCGAAGGTGCTCGCGGGCGCGGCCCCCAGTGTCTCGGTGCCATTGGCATCGAAGCTCCGCTCGCGCAGGCGGCCCTCGCCGAGGACGAACGGTCGCAACTCGGCGCGCGCGCGAGGCGGCAACGCACCGAAGCCCTCGACGGTCCCCTCCTCCTCGAGGAAGCGATAGCCCTGACCCCGGCGCCACGCGCGCCAGAGCACTTCCTCGTTGGTCCTCGGCAGGAAGCGGCGGAAGTTCATCCCCATCGCCGAGACGTCCTTCGGGTAGCGCAGCGTGGCCCAGGGGATGAGCATCTCGGCGCTCCAGCCGCCCTCGAAGACCGCCGTGCGCGCGTCCCAGATGCCGTCCCACTCCTCGTTCCCGCTCTCGAAGGTGACGTGCTCACCGTCCCAGAGCGCGCCGTTGGAGTTGGTGCGGAAGTAGAACGCGCTCCGCTTGTCGCGGAGGCCGTCGATCATCAGGCTGACGTAGTCGTCGGAGCGGAGCTCGGCGTCGCGACGCAGCTGCGAGCGGCGCCGTCCCTCGACGTCGCGATCGTAGTTCCACCACCCGATGGCGAGCCCGGTCGGGGTCGCGAGCAGGCGGACGATGGTCCGCTCGCTGGGGACGCCGCCCTCGGTCGGCTCCTTGGTCTTGAAGTCCCAGATGGAATCGGCGAGCGCCCAGTCCGCCTCGTCGAGCTGGCCGTCGAGGCGGATGTTCGGCGCGGTGCGCACGCGCGGCCACGGCGCGCCCCCGCTGCCCTGCGCGAGCAGGGCCGCCGGGAAGGCGAGGAGGACCACGGCGGCGAGGCGGCGGGGGCTGAGCATCGTCGCAACCTAAACGCGCCGCGAAGCCCCGCCGTTGGGTCACCCCCGCTCGGCGACGCGCTTGAGCTCGCTGGTGAACCAGACCCAGCCGAAGGGATAGTCGGAGATATCCACGGTGCGCGTGAATCCCCCGTGCACGAAGTGCACCGTGGTGCGGTCGCCGTCGCCCTCGAGCGTGAAGGCGATCCACTGGCCGCTCACCGACGCATCGCCCCGCCAGTCGGGCCAGTCGAGGACGAGTCGCCGCTCCGGCTCGATCTCGAGGATGCGGGTGGGGCCGCCAAGGACATCGCGGCCCTCGATCTGGTACTCCCACCCGACGCGGTATTCCCCGCCCGTCTCCGGCGTGATGCGGACCTTCGGGGCGCCGAACCACTCGGCCACGCGGGCCGGATCGAGCAGCGTCGTCCAGACCACCGCGCGCGACGCCGCGATCTCGATCGACATCCGCACCTCGGGCGCCGGATCGGCGAAGTCGGGGCGCACGATCCCCGCGCCGCCGGCGAGGTGGGCCGTGAGGTTGCCGCACTGGAATCGCCAGTGATCGTCGAGGTACTCGCGCGCGCGCGACACGGGGAGCTCCCCGTCGACGGTGTGCGTCACCTTGAGCGACGTGCCCTTCTCGGTCGAGGCGATCACGAGGTCGACCGTGGTCGCGCACCCATGCAGCATCCACGTGAAGACGAGCCGCTCGCCCGGGACGAGCGCGGTGATGCGCTGCGTCGCCTCGTCCGCGGCGGGGGTGTCGAGCGTGTGCCGACCCCAGAAGCGATAGGGTCCGCCGACGCGCGCGTCGACCTCCGCCTCCTCGGCGAACCAGCGGCGCAGGGCCTCCGCGTCGGTGAGCGCCGACCAGACGGCGGCCGGCGAGGCGTCGAGGGGCTGCGTGTGCGTGACGACGAGGTTCATCGCGTGCGATCCGTGGGAGAGGTGGCGCGTTGCGCGGCCTCGGCCGCGAGACGGAGGTCCTGCAAGCGGGCCGCCCAGAGGACGCGATAGCCGTCGAGCCAGCGGTCGACGTCGCGGAGCGGCGCGGGGCGGAGCGAATAGAGACGGAGCCGCGACTCGCGGCGCTCGGACACGAGTCCGGCCTCGCGAAGGACCCGGAGGTGCTTGGAGATCGCCGGCCGACTCACGCGATAGTCGGTCGCGATGGTGCCCGCGCTCCGCTCGCCCGCGCGGAGCGAGTCCAGGATCGAGCGC
This window of the Gemmatimonadota bacterium genome carries:
- a CDS encoding DUF3300 domain-containing protein, with the translated sequence MTRSTAVLRLALALSAGATPLVTPALLAQEPTISADSRVRDDELFTVEELDNLLAPVALYPDPILAQLFIAATYPEQVELAARYVENYGTDGIDDQRWDVSVRSIAHYGPVLNMLVERPNWATAVGRAYAMQPGDVMASVQSLRRMARAQGNLQSTEQQRVEVEREYIRIVPAQPRVVYVPVYDPYVVYYRPVNYVRLDTPYWSFGVGFPIGAWLNYDLDWDTRVVYYHGWNGYGRRHTWYHVSRPFISYNSIYIGSRYTVVAINRTIYGRHVNYGGFGYYNTVHRNTGWDRPRLPGRGYATGPNRAPQPDRYGVPSSGGSAYRPDKRGEGNVVPRVGGSRPVGGGEARGSGNGRGNGAGVVGSTANVDRVKPVRIGGNERPLYPRGEDRPAERGQPRTSPEGFGSTGSVSRGRDADPVRVPRASAERISPASSGDRMERSAPRGTTRSEPRYEAPRAERSSPRYESPRTERSTPRYESPRVERSTPRAESPRSQPRAERSEPRSAPRASAPRAPESRSSAPRGGSSGSAPRAPRGGSRDRG
- a CDS encoding carbohydrate binding family 9 domain-containing protein codes for the protein MLSPRRLAAVVLLAFPAALLAQGSGGAPWPRVRTAPNIRLDGQLDEADWALADSIWDFKTKEPTEGGVPSERTIVRLLATPTGLAIGWWNYDRDVEGRRRSQLRRDAELRSDDYVSLMIDGLRDKRSAFYFRTNSNGALWDGEHVTFESGNEEWDGIWDARTAVFEGGWSAEMLIPWATLRYPKDVSAMGMNFRRFLPRTNEEVLWRAWRRGQGYRFLEEEGTVEGFGALPPRARAELRPFVLGEGRLRERSFDANGTETLGAAPASTFAAGLDVKVPVTNTLTADLTVLPDFAQAEVDRQVVNLTRFPLFFPEQRPFFTEGSAIFAFGRPQQSQMFYSRRVGLGVGGTPVEIPFGARMQGRVGSNQLGLLAVRTGDDEQATDLVARVRHDVLGRGYVGAMSTYSDRAARPGALSGGVDFEFPFILRNRQNLIFAGNAAWSRDSSGAPGGAHYRFVADYPNDKADVVFRYDRIEEGYDPALGFVPQRGIDRFAGQFSISPRPKNARVIRRFEFSLLNYDIVQRIGGPLDNASFTVRPLGIQFQSGDQLNVTVQRRYDGPTADFDLVPGTTVAAGDYWWNQVGLQYQGSNVRTWGMSAAVVTGTFYDGDRTDLTLSGKLRLQPHVELSLDLSRNDVSLPSGAFVANTMRFRGDYAFSPRLTATAFVQYDDQSDRAAVNARVRWTTSPGSDLYVVWNNTWPTGLDRGIPWDRPLRGALVAKYVRFLRM
- a CDS encoding SRPBCC domain-containing protein, translated to MNLVVTHTQPLDASPAAVWSALTDAEALRRWFAEEAEVDARVGGPYRFWGRHTLDTPAADEATQRITALVPGERLVFTWMLHGCATTVDLVIASTEKGTSLKVTHTVDGELPVSRAREYLDDHWRFQCGNLTAHLAGGAGIVRPDFADPAPEVRMSIEIAASRAVVWTTLLDPARVAEWFGAPKVRITPETGGEYRVGWEYQIEGRDVLGGPTRILEIEPERRLVLDWPDWRGDASVSGQWIAFTLEGDGDRTTVHFVHGGFTRTVDISDYPFGWVWFTSELKRVAERG
- a CDS encoding winged helix-turn-helix transcriptional regulator is translated as MVTHSAAVFAAIADPTRRSILDSLRAGERSAGTIATDYRVSRPAISKHLRVLREAGLVSERRESRLRLYSLRPAPLRDVDRWLDGYRVLWAARLQDLRLAAEAAQRATSPTDRTR